Proteins found in one Tachysurus fulvidraco isolate hzauxx_2018 unplaced genomic scaffold, HZAU_PFXX_2.0 HiC_scaffold_52_np12, whole genome shotgun sequence genomic segment:
- the LOC113637992 gene encoding macrophage mannose receptor 1-like has translation LVPVAILRTVLHKYDLIITGETWPVAQNYCRVIYNDLATVVSDFDWLRLNKETADKYLPTDAWVGLYNDINSWRWSLNNLPLKNVTYSCWYSGQPNTVGGNEACAVLGLGNAWWDTTCTGLRPFICYNANFSGAARFIGITKPLSWPQAQAYCREHHTDLASALNSSDQNMLEQVKNIQGDSWIGLYRDTWKWSDGTIALNLPWASGQPNNYYGNENCVVVNNGLFYDATCTKLYSFFCQSISTMRNQTVRLQVKSDGSVFDPAVQSSILEQLKQKLKEHGMLENTTVTWRVQPDGNIFKKKKDDL, from the exons GACTGGTCCCAGTTGCTATCCTGAGAACCGTCCTTCATAAATATGACCTGATAATAACAGGGGAGACATGGCCTGTTGCACAGAATTACTGCAGGGTGATTTACAATGATCTGGCAACGGTTGTAAGTGATTTTGATTGGCTAAGATTGAATAAAGAAACAGCAGACAAATATCTGCCAACAGATGCCTGGGTCGGATTATACAATGATATCAATAGCTGGCGCTGGTCCTTAAACAACCTCCCATTGAAGAATGTCACTTATAGCTGCTGGTACTCTGGTCAGCCTAATACTGTCGGTGGAAACGAAGCATGTGCTGTCTTAGGTCTTGGTAATGCGTGGTGGGATACAACATGTACAGGACTAAGACCCTTTATTTGCTATAATG CTAATTTCAGTGGTGCTGCCCGGTTTATTGGCATCACTAAACCTCTGTCCTGGCCTCAAGCTCAGGCTTACTGTagagaacatcacacagattTGGCCAGTGCTCTTAACAGTTCAGACCAAAACATGTTAGAGCAGGTGAAGAACATCCAGGGTGATTCCTGGATTGGGCTCTACAGAGACACATGGAAGTGGTCAGATGGAACCATCGCTTTAAACCTACCATGGGCTTCTGGACAACCTAATAATTATTATGGCAATGAGAACTGTGTAGTGGTTAATAACGGACTGTTCTACGATGCAACCTGCACCAAGCTgtattcttttttctgtcaATCCA TTTCCACTATGAGGAATCAGACAGTGAGACTGCAGGTGAAGTCTGATGGCAGTGTGTTTGATCCTGCTGTTCAGTCGTCCATTTTAGAGCAG TTGaagcagaaactgaaagaacatggc